The DNA segment tatgcaactggttcacatctgatgctcacaggcaatgtgtattggaagagatttctgaacgttcttcgcccagcatacacccctccaaccagacatgctttatctactcatttgctggatacaggagttcaagtgaaggtcaagcaaatcatagagagagcagactgtattgcaatcatctctgatggtcGAATGGTCGtgcctcaaccagtattctacaagagcacagacacaagggacaacagaccgGTCTCTACATttcagatgagctgaaggcagtcatcaatgaccttggaccacagaaggtatttgcactggtgacagacaatgctgtgtacatgaaggctgcttggtgtaaagtggaggagtcctaccctcacgtcacacccattggctgtgctgctcatgcattgaatctgctcctcaaggacatcatggcactgaaaacaatggatacactgtacaagagagccaaggaaatggttaggtatgtgaagggtcatcaagttatagcagcaatctacctcaccaagcaaagtgagggggtggcaggtagcctagtggttagagtgttagactaataaccgaaaggttgcaagatcgaatccctgagctgacaaggtaaaaatctttcgttctgcccctgaacaaggcagttaacccactgttcctaggccattgttgtaaatcagaatttgttcttaactgacttgcctagttaaataaggtaaaaaatatatataaaaagtgagaagaataagatcaccacattgaagctgcccagcaacacctgttggggggtgttgtcatcatgtttgacagtctcctggagggtaaggagtctctccaagaaatggccatatcacagtctgctgatatAGACAGCCCCATCatgaggatcctcctggattatgcattttgggagagagtggtaagcagccggaaactcctgaaacctatagcagtagccattgcatggattgagggagacaatgccatcctgtctgatgttcagactctgcttgcaggtGTAAGAGCAGAAATCTGTACTGcccttcactgttgctccaagcagaggaaactgcagttctgaaatacatcaaaaagcgtgaagtcttctgcctgaagcccatacaggCCGCAGTacacatgttggaccccaagtatgctagcaagagcatcctgtctggtgcagagatcaacaaggcctatggtgtcatttttaaaaacattttagtcatttagcagatgctcttatccagagcgacttacagtagtgaatgcatacatttcaattcatttcatacatttttttttctcatactggccccccgtgggaatcgaacccacaaccctggcgttgcaaacaccattgcaaacaccatgctctaccaactgagccacagggaggctcactaccatcatcactaccgtgtctcgccaccttcgcctggatgagggcaaggttcttggcaatctggtgaagtacacttccaagcaagggctttgggatggagatgcaatatggcagtcgtgccaacatatctcatcagccacctggtggatgGGACTTTCTGGATCTGAGGCtgtttcccctgttgcctccatcatcctccaaatcccaccaacatcagctgcctcagagcgcaactggttgTTTGAGAACACTctcaccaaagcacgcaacaggctgaccaatacaaaggttgaaaaattggtggccatctgggcaaatgaggctttttgagcctgacaacgagcaatcctcaacaaggttggaaagtgacagtgaagatgaggcctcagagtctgatggtcaagaggtggacattgaagTCCAGGGAGAAGACGTGAAGCTTGAGAGGAAGACagccaaagctttagtttctagacatCATTtttatgttgaaaacgttttgggagatgcgatggatcattggggatcattcaatattcccttttttttgtagttcagtgaaatcatcccatgtggaGAGTCATATAATTTCATTAAAgttacatgttattcaatcattgcacccacactgctcgcgcatgtcagcgagcgtctgcgtagccaggcgctaaaattgaacttggttctatttgtgacgctcaacgcactgcaagtcctgcctctcccatctcctcattgttttttaggagcatataaccacgtgggtgattgagagatgaactgaggtccacactccagtcagtTGTGGTAATGCACTTTAAActtggttgccaactgccatattAAGTCCAAataagaagaagcctgaaggaggagagattactagaaacaaattcggtttaccgttttatctgtggataaATTGTCGGAGCgtttgtgcatttcaggtaaaataacaacccaatgtttatatcccaggacaaatgagctagcaagctagctagctaaattgccataaatgtttaatgcttgtacccaaattaatataattggttcagagtttgcttTGATATTTCAATATGCGTGTCCTGATCACGTCTGGtttgggtggacaaaatcaacttgCTCGCGATGGCGCAcgtgcggtctggtcagcatgtaagaacAGAAGATCAATTTATTTTCCCCAGTCATTCTGTGCAGTCTTGTCACAGTCCCTTCTAAGTCATGTGTAACTTGTGAGTGTTGTAGAGGGAAACAGAAGACAcatgtacaggtaactgacaaaataatggaaacacatgagtaaatgagggatacaaagttgcttccacacaggtgtggttcctgagttcattaagcaattaacatcccatcatgcctgtataaaaatgctgggcaggccattattttgactACTATGGCTATGCCtgcataggatgacaatgcccccatccacagagcatgagtggtcactgaatggtttgatgagcatgaaaacgatgtaaaccatatgccatgtccgtctcagtcaccagatctcaacccaattgaacacttatgggagattctggagttgTGTCCGAGActgcgttttccaccaccaccaacaaaacacgaaatgatggaatttctcatggaagaatgatgtcgcatccctccaatagagttctagacacttgtataatctatgccaaggtgcattgaagctgttctatTAAGActctttatgttggtgtttcctttatgttggcagttacctgtatgttccTGAGTCTTCGCTTTCCGGGATGGGGTCGTAATTGCCAATAGCCCAAACCGTTCAAACATTTCATAGGGAGAAGATTGCATCCAATTCATTTCCCCCAGTCATTCTGTACGGAGTCCTGTGCAACTTATGAGCATTGTAGAGGGAAACCGAAGACTCATATGTTCCAGAGAATCTTCGCTTTCAgtgatactcgttagtatcgtggcaagtaAACAAAACACGAAGTGGATGTAACTTTaagaaaacagccctaatgttgtaAACAaacatgttgtcatccagagtcacattgaTTTATTTCCCAATTCAAAGCACACTATTTTACaaacagcaggtttttaaaggaccaaacaCTTTGGTAAGTGTAATATTAAAGTTAGCGGGTAGGCCTAAATGTAATAATGTCAGCATTAAGTTCTCTGTTTCATCCTTTCTCCTTTCCTCCAGACCTCCAGCAGCGTACTCTCTCTGTATCTGAAGAGGGGGTTCCCCCTGAGCAGCAGCAGtgtgagcaggagtggagccccagtctgggACAGGAGGACACAGAGCCCATACAGAttaaagaggaagaggaggaactcAGAACCACTCAGGAGGAAGAGCATATTCATGGGTTTGAGACTGATACTAAAGACTCCATATTCACTGCTGGCTGTGTGAAAAGTGACTGTGATGAGGACCCAACTCATCCCACACATCTCTATCAAGCCCAAAAGGAAGGAAATGGCAAGAGAGACCCTACAACTGAACAGATCACAACAGAACCTGATGGAGAGGACTACATAGAATCAGAACCAACCAGTGTCTCCCAGCCTTTCTCTGCAGTAAATCCAGACTGTTTTGCAGCTCAGAGTGAAAACATTGAAAGTGTCAGTGGTATGGAGACTGGAGGACCTCTGTCAGGTTTTAAGCAAGTCATATCAAAGAGATCAGAGATGGCAAAAGGACAAAAGTCCCGTATCAATACTAAGGGTAAGAAATCGACACAATTCTCCCTCCTGAAATCACCCAGTCAAAGTCATGCTACTTCCTATTGTTGTTCCTGCCCTGTTTGTGGTACATGCTTCAACCAGAATGAAGATCTGAAAAGACACATGAGGagccacacaggagagaatccaTATAATTGCCATGATTGTGGCAAAACATTCATTCGGAGTGGACATCTAAAAATACATATGCGgattcacacaggggagaaaccttttAATTGTCGTCATTGTGGCCAAGGATTCAACCAGAATGGAAATCTAAAAAGACACATGaggattcacacaggagagaaaccttatcaTTGTCATTTTTGTGGCAAAGGATTCTGCAACAGCAGTAATCTGAAAAAACACATACGGATTCACACAGGTGCAGGGTTTGGGTCAATTCCAATTTAGTtagaaattccaattcaattcttgAATTCACTCAAGAAGTGGAGAATTTACATTGTTGAAATTTGAATTCAATCTTAAAGTTATGGAATTGGAATTAGACTGTTGAGTTGGAATTGTAAAAATATTTAATCTTTGGAATTGAATGAAAATGTATGGAATTTATGCACTTAGAATTTTCCTGTTTTAAATCATTTCAACTTGTATTTATATATTAAAACTATAGCTAAGCTGTCTGAACAGTGACATGATCAGCCAGAAAGCAGCCTGAGTGAATTTAATTTGAATTGGAATTTGTGGAATTGGGGATAATATTGAATTGGGAATTGAGTTCTTGGAATTACCTAACATTGGAATTGGACTGCAATTTAATTAAATGGAATTTACAGGGAGAGGGAATTGAATTTGTTGAATTAACCCCAACCCTGTATGCGGGGAGAGAAGCCATTTCATTGCCCTGATTGTGGCAAAACATTGTTACAGCTTGATCAACAAATGAATTCACACCGAGGAGAAATAAGACTGTTCCTGCCCTAATTGTGGCACAGGCTTCAATCCGATTGACCATCAAAAGATACACAAGGACTCACGGGAGAAACAATATAATTGCCGTGTTAATGACTGATGTTTCAGGAATGACACAAATCCAAAAAGTACTCACATGGGAGAGACAATTAAGATGCAATGATTGAAATGCTTAAGTGGGCCCATTCATATAAATGAACCTtgtgaaacatgtattttttattcatCCAGGGATGGTGTGTTTTATTCACAACATAATAAATGTTGATAACCTTGTTCATTGAAGTGTCTTTACGTGTTCTCTCTTTCTTGACAGTTTTCTAGTTTGTGATGTTAGAAAGCTTCTATGCAAAACAATCCTCTGACGAGGTAGATAAAAGTGcaatattaaacatttaaaatgttggACAATTGAACTGATCGGTGGGTTCAACATTTGATGTCATGACTACATTACTGTGATGATTATCCATCTGAGAATGAATAATAACCCAACCAGTGGTTGTGATGGATTCCACGCACTATTCACTGCCCTTgtctcaatatatatatatatagtctaggctgtctgtgtgggggggggagacCAGCCTTCCCGGCTCAAAGGGTCCATGTTACTACTACAATCctttccctccctcaccctgAGAGCTGGACTCCAAACCCTGCATAAACATGGCAGTTTGTAAGCGAGTGGAACAAAAGAGAGCAAGGGAGAAATCTTAAATCGCCTAATCTAGTTTTTAAGAATAGGCTGCTAGCTACAATTATGGTAATCCTCTCTAATGTCTGCCTCTATAAACAGCAGGTATTGAGGGGTGGGGGAACAATGGGTTGTGGCATTCCCTCTGTCTGGACTcactgcttacttacttacatTGAGGGAGGGTCAGGTTGCCTTAGT comes from the Salmo trutta chromosome 4, fSalTru1.1, whole genome shotgun sequence genome and includes:
- the LOC115192666 gene encoding zinc finger and SCAN domain-containing protein 21-like produces the protein MFKIQLLRVFLNERLTAAADEIFGVVEKTVAEYQEEVVRLQRLLDIVLQPEPDITLKLHRADLQQRTLSVSEEGVPPEQQQCEQEWSPSLGQEDTEPIQIKEEEEELRTTQEEEHIHGFETDTKDSIFTAGCVKSDCDEDPTHPTHLYQAQKEGNGKRDPTTEQITTEPDGEDYIESEPTSVSQPFSAVNPDCFAAQSENIESVSGMETGGPLSGFKQVISKRSEMAKGQKSRINTKGKKSTQFSLLKSPSQSHATSYCCSCPVCGTCFNQNEDLKRHMRSHTGENPYNCHDCGKTFIRSGHLKIHMRIHTGEKPFNCRHCGQGFNQNGNLKRHMRIHTGEKPYHCHFCGKGFCNSSNLKKHIRIHTGAGFGSIPI